A single region of the Arthrobacter sp. PAMC25564 genome encodes:
- a CDS encoding AAA family ATPase: MHDADLAHERDYVAGLYARLDELRAEKRAQLAQVRRAGAVGTMQNVSERDAFAALYEDRLAQLDAVDDRLVFGRLDLDSGEAQYIGRIGLTTEDLQRLMVDWRAPEAGHFYQATAFDRQGVRRRRHLILQGREVKAIEDDVLDADLLADNDSLQGEGALLAALNSKRTGRMSDIVGTIQSEQDRIIRSSISGALVVQGGPGTGKTAVALHRAAYLLYTHRDRLKTAGVLLVGPTSSFMKYIERVLPSLGETGVVMASLGRLMPGIHAVEEPESAVAAIKGRLEMADVVANAVANRQRIPAGNRILEVDGRKLVLTPRQVRRARDRARATGKPHNEARVPFVKILLRELTEQMTELVEAGSIGNNADRSYLAEDVRSARDVRIALNLCWMPMTPEKLVGELLSKPAILEACTPDLTAAERALLLRPADSPWTDADVPLLDEAAELLGELDAAAGRGLAQQESDRARDLANAKQTLVNMETAGVDVLISAEDLVDQNQERVSRLTAAERATTDRTWAFGHIVVDEAQELSPMQWRLLVRRCPLKSFTIVGDIAQTSSVAGANSWQSALAPMFGDRWQLEELTVNYRTPSQIAEAAARMANAAGLVVSAPKAVREGRWSPIIDRVEPGRVVSKLVEVLPEELAALEGGLLAVIADGDLLPEAAKALRAVYGRRVGTGAGSYVQDIVVISPREAKGLEFDGVVVLEPTAMLNHEHGRVGDLYVAMTRPTQRLRLIAAADVPAGIED, encoded by the coding sequence ATGCACGACGCTGATTTGGCCCATGAACGCGACTATGTGGCCGGCCTCTATGCCCGGCTCGATGAGTTGCGGGCGGAAAAGCGCGCCCAGCTGGCCCAGGTGCGGCGGGCCGGCGCGGTCGGCACCATGCAGAATGTCTCCGAACGCGATGCCTTCGCGGCCTTGTATGAGGACCGCCTCGCCCAGCTCGACGCCGTCGACGACCGCCTCGTCTTCGGCCGCCTGGACCTCGACTCGGGGGAGGCCCAGTACATCGGGCGCATTGGCCTGACCACGGAGGACCTCCAGCGGCTCATGGTGGACTGGCGGGCGCCCGAGGCCGGGCACTTCTACCAAGCCACGGCATTCGACCGGCAGGGCGTGCGCCGCCGCCGGCATCTCATCCTGCAGGGCCGCGAGGTCAAGGCGATCGAGGACGACGTGCTCGACGCCGACCTGCTCGCCGACAACGACTCGCTCCAGGGCGAAGGCGCACTGCTGGCGGCACTGAACTCCAAGCGGACCGGGCGGATGTCCGACATTGTCGGCACCATCCAGTCCGAGCAGGACCGGATCATCCGCTCCTCCATTTCCGGGGCACTCGTGGTCCAGGGCGGACCCGGCACCGGCAAGACCGCCGTCGCCCTGCACCGCGCCGCCTATCTGCTGTACACCCACCGGGACCGCCTCAAGACGGCCGGCGTCCTGCTGGTGGGCCCGACGTCGTCGTTCATGAAGTACATCGAACGTGTGCTGCCCTCCCTCGGCGAGACCGGTGTTGTGATGGCGAGCCTGGGCCGCCTGATGCCCGGCATCCACGCCGTCGAGGAGCCCGAATCCGCCGTTGCGGCGATCAAGGGCCGGCTGGAGATGGCGGACGTGGTGGCAAACGCCGTCGCCAACCGCCAGCGCATCCCTGCCGGGAACCGGATCCTTGAAGTGGACGGACGCAAACTGGTCCTGACGCCGCGGCAGGTCCGCCGGGCCCGGGACAGGGCGCGCGCCACCGGAAAGCCGCACAACGAGGCCCGCGTCCCGTTCGTCAAGATCCTGCTGCGCGAACTTACCGAGCAGATGACCGAACTTGTCGAGGCCGGCAGCATCGGCAACAACGCCGACCGTTCCTATCTGGCCGAGGACGTCCGCTCCGCCCGGGACGTCCGGATTGCGCTGAACCTGTGCTGGATGCCGATGACGCCGGAAAAGCTCGTGGGGGAGCTCCTGAGCAAGCCGGCGATCCTGGAGGCCTGCACGCCGGACCTCACCGCGGCCGAGCGCGCCCTGCTGCTGCGGCCGGCCGATTCGCCGTGGACAGACGCCGATGTGCCGCTGCTCGATGAAGCCGCCGAACTGCTCGGCGAGCTCGACGCCGCTGCCGGGCGGGGCCTGGCGCAGCAGGAAAGCGACCGAGCCCGCGACCTCGCCAACGCCAAGCAGACCCTGGTCAATATGGAAACCGCCGGCGTGGATGTCCTCATTTCTGCCGAGGACCTGGTGGACCAGAACCAGGAACGTGTGTCCCGCCTGACCGCCGCGGAGCGTGCCACGACCGACCGCACCTGGGCCTTCGGGCACATCGTGGTGGACGAGGCCCAGGAACTCTCGCCGATGCAGTGGCGGCTCCTGGTCCGCCGCTGTCCGCTGAAGTCTTTCACCATCGTGGGGGATATCGCGCAGACGAGTTCGGTGGCCGGGGCCAATTCCTGGCAGAGCGCTCTGGCCCCGATGTTCGGGGACCGCTGGCAGCTTGAGGAACTCACGGTCAACTACCGCACGCCATCCCAGATCGCCGAGGCCGCCGCGCGTATGGCCAACGCGGCCGGACTGGTTGTCTCCGCGCCCAAGGCCGTCCGGGAGGGCCGCTGGTCCCCGATCATCGACCGAGTGGAGCCCGGCCGTGTCGTCAGCAAGCTCGTTGAGGTCCTGCCGGAGGAGCTGGCTGCCCTGGAAGGGGGGCTCCTGGCCGTGATTGCCGACGGCGACCTTCTTCCGGAAGCGGCCAAGGCGCTGCGCGCCGTCTACGGACGCCGCGTCGGCACCGGCGCCGGCAGCTACGTGCAGGACATCGTCGTGATCAGCCCCCGCGAGGCGAAGGGCCTGGAGTTCGACGGCGTCGTGGTGCTTGAGCCGACGGCGATGCTCAACCATGAGCATGGCCGCGTCGGGGACCTGTATGTGGCGATGACGCGGCCCACCCAGCGGTTGAGGCTCATCGCCGCCGCGGACGTTCCGGCTGGCATAGAAGACTGA
- a CDS encoding adenine phosphoribosyltransferase produces the protein MDPINRTATVDELINSLCATVPDYPKPGISFKDLTPVFADGTALKAVVDALVAPFKGQFDAVAGVEARGFLLAAAAAYATDTGVITVRKAGKLPREVVSEDYALEYGTATVELHTTDLAPGSRVLILDDVLATGGTLGAAVRLFERCGVRIAGVGAVLELDELRGREALSGHRVHSLLRL, from the coding sequence ATGGACCCGATCAACAGAACCGCAACGGTGGATGAGCTGATCAACAGCCTGTGCGCCACCGTCCCGGACTATCCCAAACCGGGAATCAGCTTCAAGGATCTGACCCCCGTGTTCGCCGACGGGACCGCCTTGAAGGCCGTCGTCGATGCCCTCGTGGCTCCGTTCAAGGGCCAGTTCGACGCCGTCGCCGGAGTGGAAGCCCGCGGCTTCCTGCTTGCGGCCGCCGCGGCGTACGCCACGGATACCGGCGTCATCACCGTCCGCAAGGCGGGCAAGCTGCCACGCGAAGTGGTCTCCGAGGACTACGCGCTGGAATACGGCACGGCCACGGTCGAGCTGCACACCACCGATCTGGCGCCGGGCAGCCGGGTCCTGATCCTCGACGATGTGCTCGCCACCGGCGGCACGCTCGGCGCAGCCGTCCGGCTGTTCGAACGGTGCGGGGTCCGGATTGCCGGTGTGGGAGCCGTCCTGGAGCTCGATGAACTGCGGGGCCGTGAGGCCTTGAGCGGACACAGGGTCCACTCCCTGCTGCGCCTTTAG